The DNA segment CGGCGACGCAGACCGGAATGTTTTCAAGCACGGATTCGAGGAACTGCTTGGTGGAAGCAAGTTCGCGCGACAGCGAGCGCTGTTCGCTACAGTCTTCGTGCGTGGCGATCGAGCCGCCGTTCGACAACGGAAAATATCTGACGTGAACGGCCTTGCCGCCCGGCAATTCGGTGATGAGGCCTTCGGCCTCGCCCGATCGCGCATAGAATTCGTCGATGCTGACATCGAGTGTACCGCGCTGAAGGCGAAGTTCGAGCAGCCCCCTGCCCGTCATGTCCGGCGTGATGTCCGAACGGGCGAGGCTGTAAATCTCGAGGTAACGGTCGTTAAGGAAGACGATCCGTTGGCGCGGGTTGGTGATCACCACCCCCTGCTTGAGATTGTTGAGCGCGGAACTGACGAACACGTTTCGGCGCTGCTGCGACAGCCTGAAGCGGCGCAAGGTCGACATCACCCAGATCCAGACGGCGATCAGGAAGCAGCCTGCAACCAGGCCGCCAAGCACGACGTCCGAGACAACGTCCGGATCGGCCGCACTCAGATACTTGATCAAGCCGGATTCGGGGGTGGAGGCGGTGGCGGCCCAAAAGGACGCAACCAGGCACAGCACGACCCCTGCCGGAATCATGATCCTGCCGCCTGCCTGCCAGTTCTTGTCGGCCATCGGTCACCCGCGGAATACTGGGGCCGGAGTTTCTGGCGTCACGGGTTTGGATCAGGTAAACGCGTACCCCAGCCGGGTTCGTTTGGGTGGGAAATTGCGCCAATTGGCGGGACATGATTAATGGATCACTAATGATTTGGGCCGGACAACTTCCGAAATAAATCCAACGAGTTGCTTAAACCAACGAACCACAACCAGAACCCGCGGCCTGCCCGGGCCTTTGACGCGAAAGTTGCAACCAGCCAGCTTTCCCGCCGTCCCGACGAAGCAAGCCAAATCCGGATCAGAATTTTCACATGGAAAAGGTCGAGTGCGTCGTCGTCGGTGCGGGAGTGATCGGCCTTGCCGTGGCGCGGCGGCTGGCTCAAAGCGGCCGCGAGGTGATCGTGCTGGAGGCGGCCGAGGGAATCGGAACCATCACCTCCTCGCGCAACAGCGAAGTCATCCACGCCGGGATCTACTACCGCGCCGGCAGCCTGATGGCGCGGATGTGCGTCAGCGGCAAGCACGCGCTTTACAGCTATTGCCGCGAGCAAGGCGTCCCGCATCGCAATTGCGGCAAGCTGATCGTGGCGACGACGCCCGCCGAAACGGAAAAGCTGGCATCGATCAGGGCGCATGCCGAGGCCAATGGCGTGGCCGACCTGCAAGTGCTTTCGGGTGAAGCCGCACGGGCCATGGAGCCCGCACTGTCTTGCGAGGCGGCGTTGCTGTCACCCTCCACCGGCATCGTCGACAGTCACGCTTATATGCTCGCGCTGCGCGGCAATGCCGAAGATGCCGGCGCCGCCTTTGCGTTTCACACGCCGTTGCTCGGCGCGCGAGCACGCGGCGGCCACGTCGAGATCGACGCCGGCGGCGAGACGCCGATGTCGCTTTCGTGCAAACTTCTGGTCAACGCCGCGGGCCTCGGCGCCACGACGGTAGCGCGCAGCATCGACGGCATGCCGGTGGAAAAGATCCCGCCGGCTTACCTCGCCAAGGGCAACTACTTCAGTTGCGCGGCGCGGGCGCCGTTTTCGCATCTGATTTATCCGGTGCCGGAGCCTGGCGGGCTCGGCGTCCACCTCACGCTCGACATGGCGGGACAGGCGCGGTTCGGACCTGACGTCGAATGGGTCGACAGCATCGATTACGCGGTCGACCCAGTTCGGGCTGAGCGGTTTTATCCGGCGATCCGCCGTTATTGGCCGGCGCTGCCGGATGGCGCGCTGATGCCGAGTTACTCGGGCATGCGGCCGAAAATCGTGCCGCCCGCGGTCGCGGTGCAGGACTTCCTGATCCAAGGACCGAAAGACCACGGCATCGACGGGCTGATCAACCTGTTCGGCATTGAATCGCCGGGGCTCACGTCATCGCTCGCGATCGCCGACTACGTCGGCGATTTGGCGGAAGCGTGAGAATCTATTGAGAATATGCCATCGACCGGACGCGCCAGTCGATCCTGACAGCGCCGGCGATCAAACAGGTCTGGTCTGGCTATTGAATTAATGCAACGTGGCGCTGGCCGAATGCTTCAATCGCTCGATTTCGTCCTTGACCATCAACTTCCGGCGCTTCAATTCGACAATCTGCAAGTCATCTGTTGAAAGGTGTAGAAGAGCTTCGTGCAATTCGTTTTCGAGAACCTTGTGTTTCCGTTCCAGTTCAACGAGATGTGCGTGAATTGCCATTCGAAACCTCCTCGGTTGGACTAAGACCTCAGATTCGATCCGGACATCAAAGTCTACACCAAGGCTTGAATCTGTCGATGGGTTTGAAAGTCGCTGTCCTCATATTTCACCGGCATCTGTAACGAATCGTGAGCGGGAAGCGCGAAGCCCTTTCGCAACAGCGGGATAAGCGTTCCGCGCAAAAACAAACGCATCCGCACAATGATTGGAACCCGGCAATCCAGGGCCCTGCCGTCCGGCGTTAACGATCGGACGCAGCGCCGCTATCGACCCGCGAAGGCGCTTGTTGGTTCTGATGGAACGCGCTTGCGGAGCAGGCTGCCAGGGAGGATAGTTGCGGGTTAGTGTCCCTGTTCTGACATTCGTATCTTATCGCGGCGGGTTCGTTTACGAATGTCAGAACCAAAGGGACACTAGCAAACATTTGTTTCAAGTGCGGTTTTGGATTTGACATTCACTCTTCGAGAACTCGCGGCGCCCCTGAAGCGAATGTCAAATCCACCGCGCTTGGCCTGCCGGAATTTTCGCAAATCTCATCCGCGTTTTGACTAAGTAAACCATGACCGACGAAGATGAGCGCGAACTCCAATCCGAGCTCGCAAGGCTGCAACAGGAACACCGCGATCTCGACGCTGCGATTGATGCGCTGCATCAGTCGCCCGCGCCGGACCTCTTGCGGCTGCAACGGCTGAAGAAGCGCAAGTTGCAGTTGCGCGACCGCATCGCCTTCATCGAAGACCAGATCACGCCCGACATCATCGCCTGAAGCAGACGCTTTGCCGCGCCAAAATGGTCCTTGACTTTTTGAGAACAAAATAGGAACATTCGCGCACCCCCAAAACTCCGCCCCCGAGGATGCCTCATGCCCGAAGCTGTCTCGTTTCCCTTTAGCCCGAGCTACGAACTGGCCTGCGATCGGCTGATCGCGATGTGCAATGGCGATCCGCGCAGCACGATCAAGGCGCTGATCCTGGCCAACGAATATCTGGAAACCGAATTGAGCGAGTTGCGGGCCAAGGCTGTGAGCCTGGGCGCGGTCGTCCGACGGTCGCGTTCGAGAGACGACGCGGCCTGATCATCTCTAGTGTCCCGGTTCCGACATTCGTATCTTGTCGCGAGCCGAGCACTCTTACGAATGTCAGAACCAAAGGGACACTAGCAACCATATGATTCTAGTGTGGCTTTAACTCTGACGTTCCTTCGAACAACTCGCGGCGAGACTGAAAGGAACGTCAGAGTCGCCACACTAGGCAGGAGCAGGTCCATGGCCAACGTCACCTATTACGTCGCAATGCCGTTTTTCCAGGATGAAGCCGGTCTCCTGGTCGCAGGTGCCGCGGAAGAGTGTCAGCATTCGACCGCCGCCTTGCGTCGCGCCGAAGCGATGTCACGCGCTGTCGGCAGTATCGGCGCAGTCGCGTTTTGCCGCAGCGGCGATCCGATGGCCGGCGAATTCAGCGATGCGCGCGTACTGAAAAAGTTCGGCGAGGTGCCGGACGATCTTGCCGGACTATAGAAGTTTCAGTGCAACTCGCGGAAGAATGCGCGAACCTCATGCGCCAGCAGCTCGGGTTGTTCGAGGGCGGCGAAATGGCCGCCCTTTTCCATGACGCTCCAGCGCCGGATGTTTTTGAACACGCGTTCGGCGATACTGCGCGGAGGCCTGAGGATTTCGCGCGGGAATTGCGCATAGCCGGTCGGGACCGTGATGGTCTCGCCAGGCGGCAGAATGGCCGCGGAGCCATGGAGTCGTGCGTAGTACGGCCAGAATGACGAGCCGATCGCGCCC comes from the Bradyrhizobium erythrophlei genome and includes:
- a CDS encoding YdcH family protein, whose amino-acid sequence is MTDEDERELQSELARLQQEHRDLDAAIDALHQSPAPDLLRLQRLKKRKLQLRDRIAFIEDQITPDIIA
- a CDS encoding NAD(P)/FAD-dependent oxidoreductase; its protein translation is MEKVECVVVGAGVIGLAVARRLAQSGREVIVLEAAEGIGTITSSRNSEVIHAGIYYRAGSLMARMCVSGKHALYSYCREQGVPHRNCGKLIVATTPAETEKLASIRAHAEANGVADLQVLSGEAARAMEPALSCEAALLSPSTGIVDSHAYMLALRGNAEDAGAAFAFHTPLLGARARGGHVEIDAGGETPMSLSCKLLVNAAGLGATTVARSIDGMPVEKIPPAYLAKGNYFSCAARAPFSHLIYPVPEPGGLGVHLTLDMAGQARFGPDVEWVDSIDYAVDPVRAERFYPAIRRYWPALPDGALMPSYSGMRPKIVPPAVAVQDFLIQGPKDHGIDGLINLFGIESPGLTSSLAIADYVGDLAEA
- a CDS encoding YdcH family protein, translated to MAIHAHLVELERKHKVLENELHEALLHLSTDDLQIVELKRRKLMVKDEIERLKHSASATLH